The DNA region AATGAGGCGGATGTATTTATGGACGAGCCTGTTTACGATGGCGACAATATCATTGGAAGGGTTTCTTCAGGTGGTTACGGCTTTACCGTTCAAAAAAGTTTAGCCTTAGCTTACATTAAAACAGAGAAAGCAATAATTGGAAGCAATTACGAAATTGAAATTCTAGGTGTAAAGCGTAAAGCTATTGTGGTAGAAAATCCAATTTTTGATGCAGCAAACGAAAGATTACGGGGTTAATATTTCCTCGTAACGTTTCCTTATCTTTAAATTAAATTATAAGGAGTTTTGGCTAGTAGCGTAAAATCAGTAAGCATATCTAAAGTCACGGCAAATTCCGTTGACGTAGTTGATGACCTTTTGGTGGTTGAAGAACCGCTTGAAATCCAACTGGGCTATGGCGACAAAAATAATCGCAAACAGAAAAGTATTTCTGTTACTATGCGAACACCAGGTCATGACTTTGAACTCACTATCGGTTTCTTATTTACAGAAGGTATAATTAATGGATACGA from Flavobacteriales bacterium includes:
- a CDS encoding formate dehydrogenase accessory sulfurtransferase FdhD; this encodes MASSVKSVSISKVTANSVDVVDDLLVVEEPLEIQLGYGDKNNRKQKSISVTMRTPGHDFELTIGFLFTEGIINGYDDVNTIKYCVSKTEEENGNKVKVEIKPTVDRHARNLV